The proteins below come from a single Euleptes europaea isolate rEulEur1 chromosome 5, rEulEur1.hap1, whole genome shotgun sequence genomic window:
- the MRPL47 gene encoding 39S ribosomal protein L47, mitochondrial → MAAAALCRRFSGVLRLAGATTSRLTRHVLQKETAKVERCPPCASLHVSLPLKGLEEFFDDPKNRGEIEVKSGDSWTVEQLRGKSSEDLHKLWYVLLKERNMLLTLQQEAKRQSLPMPSPERLEKVETSMERMDQVVQEREDALRLLQTGQEKEWPGDWRHDFLGRIIWYTFREWPIPWHLNAKHNRKRFYYLKNVERFNRLRLEKYLREESKKKNRERNRQKKLLKRFPHLATKSQS, encoded by the exons ATGGCGGCGGCCGCGCTGTGCCGGCGCTTCTCGGGGGTCTTGCGGTTGGCCGGAGCCacgacctccag ATTAACCCGCCATGTGCTGCAGAAGGAGACGGCGAAGGTGGAGCGGTGCCCTCCCTGTGCGTCGCTACATGTCTCCTTGCCTCTGAAAGGGCTGGAGGAATTTTTTGATGATCCCAAAAACAGGGGAGAGATAGAAGTCAAGTCTG GAGATTCCTGGACAGTAGAACAGCTCCGAGGCAAGAGCAGTGAGGATTTGCATAAACTCTG GTATGTCCTCCTGAAAGAACGGAACATGCTCCTGACCCTGCAGCAAGAAGCGAAGCGGCAGAGTCTCCCGATGCCAAGCCCGGAACGGTTAGAAAAG GTGGAAACGTCTATGGAGAGAATGGACCAGGTCGTTCAGGAAAGGGAAGATGCTTTGCGGCTCCTGCAGACGGGCCAGGAGAAAGAGTGGCCAGGCGACTGGAGGCACGACTTCCTGGGACGCATCATTTG GTACACTTTCCGGGAATGGCCAATACCCTGGCATCTGAACGCAAAGCACAACCGGAAGCGATTCTACTATCTGAAAAACGTCGAGCGTTTTAACAG GCTCCGCCTTGAGAAATATTTGCGCGaggaaagcaaaaagaaaaacagggaGAGAAACAGACAGAAGAAGCTACTGAAAAGATTCCCTCACCTTGCCACGAAGTCTCAGAGTTAG